The following are encoded together in the Osmia lignaria lignaria isolate PbOS001 chromosome 6, iyOsmLign1, whole genome shotgun sequence genome:
- the Dscam1 gene encoding Down syndrome cell adhesion molecule 1 isoform X28 — translation MWRDPPGGGCNIPTYITMMLLLAVLALTNVACAEDESMGPVFVKEPPNRVDFSNGTGAVVECQARGNPQPDIIWVRADGSAVGDVPGLRQVLPNGNLVFPPFRAEDYRQEVHAQVYSCLARSPAGSVHSRDVNVRAVVTQYYEAEVVSEYVIRGNAAILKCTIPSFVAEFVSVDSWVGSDGSTFKPSNDYDGKYLVLPSGELHIRDVGPEDGYKTYQCRTKHRLTGETRLSATKGRLVITEPVGSKAPAVTGNLKGGWMKNKARSSLVLFCPAQGYPVPSFRWYKFIEGSSRRQPVQLNDRVRQVSGTLIIREARVEDSGKYLCIVNNSVGGESVETVLTVTAPLAAEIEPSTQTIDFGRPATFTCNVRGNPIKTISWLKDGKPLGLEEPVLRIESVKKEDKGMYQCFVRNDQESAQATAELKLGGRFEPPQIRQAFAEETLQPGPSMFLKCVASGNPTPEITWELDGKRLSNTERLQVGQYVTVNGDVVSHLNISSIHTNDGGLYKCIAASKVGSAEHSARLNVYGLPFIRHMDKKAIVAGETLRVTCPVAGYPIESIVWERDTRVLPINRKQKVFPNGTLIIENVERMSDQATYTCVARNAQGYSARGTLEVQVMVSPQIAPISFGDEPVNAGDLVSVQCVVTKGDSPLEITWTFDSQPIRSDRMDVIVSNSGKRVKQLTIESVAARHAGEYTCVASNAAGSTSHSAKLDVNVPPRWILEPTDKAFAQGSDARVECKADGFPKPQVTWKRAAGDTPGDYTDLKLSNPDISVEDGTLSINNIQKTNEGYYLCEAVNGIGSGLSAVILISVQAPPHFEIKLKNQTARRGEPAVLQCEAQGEKPIGILWNMNNKRLDPKSDSRYTIREEILANGVLSDLSIKRTERSDSALFTCVATNAFGSDDTSINMIVQEVPEVPYGLKVLDKSGRSVQLSWAAPYDGNSPIKRYIIEYKISKGSWETDIDRVLVPGSQQNVAGVFNLRPATTYHLRIVAENEIGASDPSDTVTIITAEEAPSGPPTSVRVDALDQHTLKVTWKPPPREDWNGEILGYYVGYRLSSSDKPYMFETVDFSKEDGKEHHLQIMNLKTYTQYSVVVQAFNKVGSGPMSEERRQHTAEGVPEQPPHDTTCTTLTSQTIRVSWMSPPLSAANGVITGYKVIYGPSDTWYDENTKDTKITSSSETILHGLKKYTNYSMQVLAFTSGGDGVKSAPIHCQTEQDAPEAPIAIKSLVMSAESILVSWRPPSQPNGVITQYTVYTKADNAEEPTSQKVPPNQLTHEASGLDKQRRYDFWVTASTNIGEGEASKIVALAPSVRVPAKIASFDDKFTATYKEDVKLPCLAVGVPAPEVTWKVRGAVLQPSDRLRQLPEGSLFIKEVDRTDAGEYSCYVENSFGHDTVTHQLIVHAPPHSPQVTLTATTTNSLTMKLRPHPTDNAPIHGYTIHYKPEFGDWETAQISSTAQKYTLENLWCGSRYQIYVTAYNGIGTGDPSDMLNTRTKGSKPIIPEAARFIEVSTNSITLHLSAWSDGGCPMLYFVVEHKKKHQQEWNQVSNNVKPGGNFVVLDLDPASWYHLRVTAHNNAGFAVAEYEFATLTVTGGTIAPPVRNGGNENTDVRRYFPWLPSWLDVNVVVPVGATVVVIIVGIVVICVALSRRTRGPEQTRLRGISSADEKYYEGQYDVVYQQTGVGGATLDKRRPDLRDELGYIAPPNRKLPPVPGSNYNTCDRIKRGTVISGTGSIRSHSTWDPRRHMYEELNHCAPNRRCPPPPRMGSAEALSHRGMEDEICPYATFHLLGFREEMDPSKAMQFQTFPHPGNGHSGTMGPPVGHPTNASAHSRSGSQSMPRQNGRYSRVPSQGGGSGTHNVFSPEYDDPANCAPEEDQYGSQYGQYGAPYDHYGSRGSVGRRSVGSARNIPVSGSPEPPPPPPRNHDQNNSSFNDSKESNEISEAECDRDQLVNRNYGVNARGKDGMTTEEMRKLIERNEAPGRQTGTGHGGHGGLLTPYDTVAV, via the exons ATGGAAAGTACCTGGTATTGCCTTCTGGAGAATTGCACATTCGTGACGTTGGACCCGAGGATGGATACAAGACCTACCAATGCCGAACCAAGCATAGACTGACCGGTGAAACAAGATTATCTGCTACCAAGGGACGTCTCGTCATTACCG AACCAGTCGGCAGCAAAGCGCCAGCGGTGACGGGCAATTTAAAGGGTGGATGGATGAAGAACAAAGCTCGATCCAGTCTCGTGCTCTTCTGTCCCGCGCAAGGGTACCCTGTGCCTTCGTTTAG ATGGTACAAGTTCATCGAAGGCTCTTCCCGTCGGCAACCGGTCCAGTTGAACGATCGTGTTCGTCAGGTTAGCGGAACGTTGATCATCCGTGAGGCTCGCGTCGAGGATTCCGGCAAATACTTGTGCATCGTGAACAATTCTGTGGGCGGTGAAAGCGTGGAGACCGTTCTGACTGTAACCGCACCGTTGGCCGCGGAAATCGAACCCAGCACCCAGACCATCGACTTTGGAAGACCGGCTACCTTCACTTGCAACGTCAGAGGAAACCCCATCAAGACTATCTCATGGTTGAAAGATGGCAAACCACTTGGATTGGAAGAACCCGTACTCAGAATCGAGAGCGTCAAGAAAGAGGACAAGGGAATGTATCAATGCTTCGTTCGAAACGATCAGGAAAGCGCACAGGCAACGGCAGAACTGAAACTTGGTGGACGAT TCGAACCCCCGCAGATTCGCCAGGCCTTCGCCGAGGAGACTCTTCAGCCCGGACCAAGCATGTTCCTCAAGTGTGTCGCCAGCGGAAACCCAACTCCTGAGATCACCTGGGAACTGGACGGCAAACGACTATCCAACACCGAGAGGCTTCAAGTAGGACAGTACGTTACGGTGAACGGCGATGTGGTTTCTCATTTGAACATCTCCAGCATTCACACCAACGATGGTGGTCTATACAAATGCATTGCCGCGTCAAAG GTTGGATCAGCGGAACACTCGGCCCGTTTGAACGTCTATGGTCTGCCCTTCATCCGTCACATGGACAAAAAGGCTATCGTTGCTGGTGAAACTCTTCGCGTGACTTGCCCAGTCGCCGGATATCCGATCGAGAGCATCGTATGGGAACGTGACACGAGAGTATTGCCGATCAACAGGAAACAAAAGGTCTTCCCCAATGGCACGCTTATAATCGAGAACGTCGAGAGAATGAGCGATCAAGCTACCTACACCTGTGTGGCACGCAATGCTCAAGGATATAGCGCAAGAGGAACCCTGGAAGTGCAAGTAATGG TGTCTCCGCAGATCGCACCAATCTCCTTCGGCGACGAGCCCGTGAACGCTGGAGACTTGGTCTCGGTACAGTGCGTGGTGACCAAAGGCGACTCTCCTCTGGAGATCACCTGGACCTTCGATAGTCAGCCGATAAGATCGGATCGAATGGACGTGATCGTGTCAAACTCCGGGAAACGCGTGAAGCAACTGACCATCGAGTCCGTAGCTGCGAGACACGCCGGGGAGTACACCTGCGTCGCTTCAAATGCGGCTGGATCTACCTCGCACTCGGCCAAATTGGACGTCAACG TACCACCTCGCTGGATTCTGGAACCGACTGATAAGGCATTCGCTCAGGGCTCTGATGCACGCGTTGAATGCAAAGCCGACGGTTTCCCCAAGCCTCAAGTCACCTGGAAGAGAGCAGCTG gggaTACACCGGGCGATTACACTGACTTGAAACTTAGCAACCCAGACATCAGCGTTGAGGATGGAACCCTGTCTATCAATAACATTCAAAAGACAAACGAAGGCTATTATCTTTGCGAGGCTGTCAATGGAATTGGCTCAGGACTTTCGGCTGTCATTCTCATTTCGGTTCAGG CTCCACCACACTTTGAAATCAAACTGAAGAACCAGACTGCACGACGCGGAGAACCAGCTGTATTGCAATGCGAGGCTCAAGGCGAAAAACCCATTGGTATCTTATGGAACATGAACAACAAGAGGCTGGACCCGAAGAGCGATTCTCGTTACACCATCCGTGAGGAAATTCTGGCTAATGGAGTACTGTCTGACCTGAGCATCAAGAGAACCGAAAGAAGCGACTCTGCCTTGTTCACCTGCGTTGCCACTAATGCATTTGGAAGCGATGACACTAGCATCAACATGATTGTTCAAG AGGTTCCTGAAGTTCCATACGGCCTTAAAGTATTAGACAAATCTGGACGTTCGGTACAATTGTCCTGGGCAGCACCTTACGATGGAAACAGTCCTATCAAACGCTACATCATCGAATACAAAATCAGCAAAGGCTCTTGGGAAACCGATATCGACAGAGTACTGGTACCTGGATCCCAACAGAACGTAGCTGGAGTTTTCAACCTGAGACCCGCCACCACCTATCATCTGAGAATCGTTGCTGAGAATGAAATTGGCGCATCTGACCCATCTGATACTGTTACCATCATCACTGCCGAAGAAGCTCCAAGTGGCCCACCAACCTCCGTTCGAGTCGATGCTCTTGACCAACACACTCTTAAG GTAACATGGAAACCACCCCCACGCGAAGACTGGAACGGCGAGATCCTTGGCTACTACGTTGGATACAGACTCTCCTCCTCTGACAAACCATACATGTTCGAAACCGTGGACTTCTCGAAGGAGGATGGAAAGGAACACCATTTGCAGATCATGAACTTGAAAACCTACACCCAGTACAGCGTTGTCGTTCAGGCATTTAACAAAGTTGGATCAGGACCGATGAGCGAGGAACGAAGACAACACACTGCCGAAGGAGTACCTGAACAACCACCCCATGACACAACCTGCACTACTCTTACTTCTCAGACAATCAGAGTTTCTTGGATGTCGCCACCCCTTAGCGCTGCCAATGGTGTCATCACTGGATACAAG GTTATTTACGGACCATCTGACACCTGGTATGACGAGAACACAAAGGACACCAAGATCACCTCTTCCAGCGAAACAATTCTCCATGGACTAAAGAAATATACCAACTACAGCATGCAAGTTCTGGCTTTCACTTCCGGTGGCGATGGCGTCAAATCTGCACCTATCCACTGCCAAACTGAACAAGATG CCCCTGAAGCTCCGATCGCGATCAAATCTCTGGTTATGTCCGCTGAATCCATCCTCGTCTCATGGCGCCCACCAAGCCAACCCAACGGAGTCATCACTCAATATACCGTCTACACCAAGGCCGATAACGCAGAGGAACCGACAAGCCAAAAAGTACCACCGAATCAATTGACTCACGAAGCTTCTGGACTGGACAAACAACGCAGATACGACTTCTGGGTAACCGCTAGCACCAACATCGGCGAGGGAGAAGCTTCCAAGATTGTGGCTTTGGCACCAAGCGTTAGAG TACCGGCAAAGATCGCATCGTTCGACGACAAGTTCACAGCTACCTACAAAGAAGATGTAAAACTACCCTGCCTTGCTGTCGGCGTACCTGCACCGGAAGTAACATGGAAAGTACGAGGCGCCGTTCTCCAACCAAGCGACAGACTGCGACAATTGCCCGAGGGATCTCTGTTCATTAAGGAAGTTGACCGTACAGATGCTGGAGAATATTCTTGCTACGTTGAAAACTCGTTTGGCCATGATACCGTTACTCATCAACTAATTGTCCATG CTCCTCCTCATTCACCGCAAGTCACCCTCACTGCCACCACAACTAACTCGTTAACGATGAAACTGAGACCTCACCCCACTGACAACGCTCCCATTCATGGATACACTATTCACTACAAACCGGAATTCGGCGATTGGGAAACCGCTCAGATTAGTTCCACGGCTCAGAAGTACACTTTGGAGAATTTGTGGTGTGGCTCCAGATATCAGATCTATGTTACCGCATACAATGG AATTGGAACTGGCGATCCTTCTGACATGCTCAACACTCGTACCAAAGGCTCGAAACCGATCATCCCTGAAGCTGCAAGGTTCATCGAAGTCTCTACGAACAGCATTACCCTTCATCTGAGTGCCTGGTCCGATGGCGGTTGCCCCATGCTCTACTTCGTCGTTGAACACAAGAAGAA GCACCAACAGGAATGGAATCAGGTATCTAACAACGTGAAACCCGGTGGAAACTTTGTCGTTCTGGACTTGGACCCTGCTAGCTGGTATCATCTTCGCGTGACTGCTCATAACAACGCTGGTTTCGCGGTAGCCGAATACGAATTCGCCACACTGACCGTAACCGGAG GTACGATCGCACCCCCCGTAAGAAATGGCGGTAACGAGAACACCGATGTCAGACGTTATTTCCCATGGTTACCCAGCTGGCTTGACGTGAACGTGGTGGTGCCGGTCGGAGCTACGGTTGTTGTGATTATCGTAGGAATAGTGGTGATTTGTGTCGCGCTCTCCAGGAGAACTCGAGGCCCGGAACAAACACGGCTGCGAGGTATCTCATCAGCCGACGAGAAATATTACGAAGGACAAT ACGACGTGGTATATCAGCAAACCGGAGTTGGCGGAGCTACCCTCGACAAACGCAGACCCGACCTTCGCGACGAGCTTGGATACATCGCACCACCGAATCGCAAGTTACCCCCTGTTCCTGGTTCCAACTATAACACCTGCGATCGCATCAAGCGAGGTACAGTTATAA GTGGAACAGGCTCGATAAGGAGCCACTCGACCTGGGATCCGAGACGACATATGTACGAAGAATTGAATCATTGCGCGCCGAACCGAAGATGTCCACCACCACCACGTATGGGCAGTGCCGAAGCTTTATCCCACAGAG GTATGGAGGATGAGATCTGCCCGTATGCTACCTTCCATCTCCTTGGATTCCGCGAAGAAATGGACCCCAGCAAGGCTATGCAGTTCCAGACTTTCCCTCACCCCGGAAACGGACACTCTGGCACCATGGGACCACCTGTTGGACATCCTACCAATGCTTCTGCCCATAGCCGTTCTGGATCCCAATCTATG CCACGTCAAAATGGACGCTACTCCCGAGTGCCATCCCAAGGAGGCGGCAGCGGAACCCACAACGTTTTCTCCCCCGAATACGACGACCCAGCAAACTGTGCACCGGAAGAAGATCAATATGGCTCTCAATACGGACAATATGGCGCTCCTTATGATCACTACGGATCTCGCGGCTCAGTTGGTCGTCGCAGCGTAGGATCGGCCCGCAATATCCCTGTTTCCGGATCACCcgaaccaccaccacccccacCAAGGAACCACGACCAGAACAACTCGAGCTTCAACGACAGCAAGGAGAGCAACGAGATCAGCGAGGCAGAATGCGATCGCGACCAACTTGTGAACCGCAACTACGGCG TGAATGCTCGCGGCAAGGACGGCATGACCACCGAGGAGATGCGTAAACTCATAGAGAG aaacgAAGCCCCCGGCCGGCAAACCGGCACCGGCCACGGCGGTCACGGGGGACTCCTCACACCCTACGATACTGTGGCAGTGTAA
- the Dscam1 gene encoding Down syndrome cell adhesion molecule 1 isoform X7 — protein MWRDPPGGGCNIPTYITMMLLLAVLALTNVACAEDESMGPVFVKEPPNRVDFSNGTGAVVECQARGNPQPDIIWVRADGSAVGDVPGLRQVLPNGNLVFPPFRAEDYRQEVHAQVYSCLARSPAGSVHSRDVNVRAVVTQPYQPEILTEYVIRGNSAILKCSIPSYIAEFVTVEAWIKEDGEVYLPEDPAVGQDGKYLVLPSGELHIRDVGPEDGYKTYQCRTKHRLTGETRLSATKGRLVITEPVGSVRPKFPTIDDTRGFRTMKDGSVTLMCAAQGFPVPVYKWYKFIEGSSRRQPVQLNDRVRQVSGTLIIREARVEDSGKYLCIVNNSVGGESVETVLTVTAPLAAEIEPSTQTIDFGRPATFTCNVRGNPIKTISWLKDGKPLGLEEPVLRIESVKKEDKGMYQCFVRNDQESAQATAELKLGGRFEPPQIRQAFAEETLQPGPSMFLKCVASGNPTPEITWELDGKRLSNTERLQVGQYVTVNGDVVSHLNISSIHTNDGGLYKCIAASKVGSAEHSARLNVYGLPFIRHMDKKAIVAGETLRVTCPVAGYPIESIVWERDTRVLPINRKQKVFPNGTLIIENVERMSDQATYTCVARNAQGYSARGTLEVQVMVAPQLAPFTFGEEAANAGEMATVQCAVIKGDLPLKIVWSLNGRHIDVGRVSGDHGYDIPDIVVSRSSKRISTLTIDSVAARHAGEYSCTATNAAGSARHTSVLSVNVPPRWILEPTDKAFAQGSDARVECKADGFPKPQVTWKRAAGDTPGDYTDLKLSNPDISVEDGTLSINNIQKTNEGYYLCEAVNGIGSGLSAVILISVQAPPHFEIKLKNQTARRGEPAVLQCEAQGEKPIGILWNMNNKRLDPKSDSRYTIREEILANGVLSDLSIKRTERSDSALFTCVATNAFGSDDTSINMIVQEVPEVPYGLKVLDKSGRSVQLSWAAPYDGNSPIKRYIIEYKISKGSWETDIDRVLVPGSQQNVAGVFNLRPATTYHLRIVAENEIGASDPSDTVTIITAEEAPSGPPTSVRVDALDQHTLKVTWKPPPREDWNGEILGYYVGYRLSSSDKPYMFETVDFSKEDGKEHHLQIMNLKTYTQYSVVVQAFNKVGSGPMSEERRQHTAEGVPEQPPHDTTCTTLTSQTIRVSWMSPPLSAANGVITGYKVIYGPSDTWYDENTKDTKITSSSETILHGLKKYTNYSMQVLAFTSGGDGVKSAPIHCQTEQDAPEAPIAIKSLVMSAESILVSWRPPSQPNGVITQYTVYTKADNAEEPTSQKVPPNQLTHEASGLDKQRRYDFWVTASTNIGEGEASKIVALAPSVRVPAKIASFDDKFTATYKEDVKLPCLAVGVPAPEVTWKVRGAVLQPSDRLRQLPEGSLFIKEVDRTDAGEYSCYVENSFGHDTVTHQLIVHAPPHSPQVTLTATTTNSLTMKLRPHPTDNAPIHGYTIHYKPEFGDWETAQISSTAQKYTLENLWCGSRYQIYVTAYNGIGTGDPSDMLNTRTKGSKPIIPEAARFIEVSTNSITLHLSAWSDGGCPMLYFVVEHKKKHQQEWNQVSNNVKPGGNFVVLDLDPASWYHLRVTAHNNAGFAVAEYEFATLTVTGGTIAPPVRNGGNENTDVRRYFPWLPSWLDVNVVVPVGATVVVIIVGIVVICVALSRRTRGPEQTRLRGISSADEKYYEGQYDVVYQQTGVGGATLDKRRPDLRDELGYIAPPNRKLPPVPGSNYNTCDRIKRGTVISGTGSIRSHSTWDPRRHMYEELNHCAPNRRCPPPPRMGSAEALSHRGMEDEICPYATFHLLGFREEMDPSKAMQFQTFPHPGNGHSGTMGPPVGHPTNASAHSRSGSQSMPRQNGRYSRVPSQGGGSGTHNVFSPEYDDPANCAPEEDQYGSQYGQYGAPYDHYGSRGSVGRRSVGSARNIPVSGSPEPPPPPPRNHDQNNSSFNDSKESNEISEAECDRDQLVNRNYGVNARGKDGMTTEEMRKLIERNEAPGRQTGTGHGGHGGLLTPYDTVAV, from the exons ATGGAAAGTACCTGGTATTGCCTTCTGGAGAATTGCACATTCGTGACGTTGGACCCGAGGATGGATACAAGACCTACCAATGCCGAACCAAGCATAGACTGACCGGTGAAACAAGATTATCTGCTACCAAGGGACGTCTCGTCATTACCG AGCCAGTCGGCAGTGTGAGACCGAAATTCCCGACCATCGACGATACCAGGGGCTTCCGTACGATGAAAGATGGCTCGGTGACGTTGATGTGCGCCGCCCAAGGGTTCCCTGTCCCCGTCTACAA ATGGTACAAGTTCATCGAAGGCTCTTCCCGTCGGCAACCGGTCCAGTTGAACGATCGTGTTCGTCAGGTTAGCGGAACGTTGATCATCCGTGAGGCTCGCGTCGAGGATTCCGGCAAATACTTGTGCATCGTGAACAATTCTGTGGGCGGTGAAAGCGTGGAGACCGTTCTGACTGTAACCGCACCGTTGGCCGCGGAAATCGAACCCAGCACCCAGACCATCGACTTTGGAAGACCGGCTACCTTCACTTGCAACGTCAGAGGAAACCCCATCAAGACTATCTCATGGTTGAAAGATGGCAAACCACTTGGATTGGAAGAACCCGTACTCAGAATCGAGAGCGTCAAGAAAGAGGACAAGGGAATGTATCAATGCTTCGTTCGAAACGATCAGGAAAGCGCACAGGCAACGGCAGAACTGAAACTTGGTGGACGAT TCGAACCCCCGCAGATTCGCCAGGCCTTCGCCGAGGAGACTCTTCAGCCCGGACCAAGCATGTTCCTCAAGTGTGTCGCCAGCGGAAACCCAACTCCTGAGATCACCTGGGAACTGGACGGCAAACGACTATCCAACACCGAGAGGCTTCAAGTAGGACAGTACGTTACGGTGAACGGCGATGTGGTTTCTCATTTGAACATCTCCAGCATTCACACCAACGATGGTGGTCTATACAAATGCATTGCCGCGTCAAAG GTTGGATCAGCGGAACACTCGGCCCGTTTGAACGTCTATGGTCTGCCCTTCATCCGTCACATGGACAAAAAGGCTATCGTTGCTGGTGAAACTCTTCGCGTGACTTGCCCAGTCGCCGGATATCCGATCGAGAGCATCGTATGGGAACGTGACACGAGAGTATTGCCGATCAACAGGAAACAAAAGGTCTTCCCCAATGGCACGCTTATAATCGAGAACGTCGAGAGAATGAGCGATCAAGCTACCTACACCTGTGTGGCACGCAATGCTCAAGGATATAGCGCAAGAGGAACCCTGGAAGTGCAAGTAATGG TCGCACCGCAATTGGCACCTTTCACGTTCGGTGAGGAGGCAGCGAACGCGGGAGAAATGGCCACCGTTCAGTGCGCCGTGATCAAAGGCGATCTGCCGTTGAAGATCGTGTGGTCGCTGAACGGTCGGCATATCGATGTCGGACGCGTGTCCGGTGACCACGGTTACGACATTCCTGACATCGTCGTGAGCAGAAGTAGTAAACGGATCAGCACCCTGACCATAGACTCGGTAGCCGCAAGACACGCGGGCGAGTACTCGTGCACCGCGACCAACGCAGCCGGATCCGCTAGGCACACGTCGGTTTTATCAGTGAACG TACCACCTCGCTGGATTCTGGAACCGACTGATAAGGCATTCGCTCAGGGCTCTGATGCACGCGTTGAATGCAAAGCCGACGGTTTCCCCAAGCCTCAAGTCACCTGGAAGAGAGCAGCTG gggaTACACCGGGCGATTACACTGACTTGAAACTTAGCAACCCAGACATCAGCGTTGAGGATGGAACCCTGTCTATCAATAACATTCAAAAGACAAACGAAGGCTATTATCTTTGCGAGGCTGTCAATGGAATTGGCTCAGGACTTTCGGCTGTCATTCTCATTTCGGTTCAGG CTCCACCACACTTTGAAATCAAACTGAAGAACCAGACTGCACGACGCGGAGAACCAGCTGTATTGCAATGCGAGGCTCAAGGCGAAAAACCCATTGGTATCTTATGGAACATGAACAACAAGAGGCTGGACCCGAAGAGCGATTCTCGTTACACCATCCGTGAGGAAATTCTGGCTAATGGAGTACTGTCTGACCTGAGCATCAAGAGAACCGAAAGAAGCGACTCTGCCTTGTTCACCTGCGTTGCCACTAATGCATTTGGAAGCGATGACACTAGCATCAACATGATTGTTCAAG AGGTTCCTGAAGTTCCATACGGCCTTAAAGTATTAGACAAATCTGGACGTTCGGTACAATTGTCCTGGGCAGCACCTTACGATGGAAACAGTCCTATCAAACGCTACATCATCGAATACAAAATCAGCAAAGGCTCTTGGGAAACCGATATCGACAGAGTACTGGTACCTGGATCCCAACAGAACGTAGCTGGAGTTTTCAACCTGAGACCCGCCACCACCTATCATCTGAGAATCGTTGCTGAGAATGAAATTGGCGCATCTGACCCATCTGATACTGTTACCATCATCACTGCCGAAGAAGCTCCAAGTGGCCCACCAACCTCCGTTCGAGTCGATGCTCTTGACCAACACACTCTTAAG GTAACATGGAAACCACCCCCACGCGAAGACTGGAACGGCGAGATCCTTGGCTACTACGTTGGATACAGACTCTCCTCCTCTGACAAACCATACATGTTCGAAACCGTGGACTTCTCGAAGGAGGATGGAAAGGAACACCATTTGCAGATCATGAACTTGAAAACCTACACCCAGTACAGCGTTGTCGTTCAGGCATTTAACAAAGTTGGATCAGGACCGATGAGCGAGGAACGAAGACAACACACTGCCGAAGGAGTACCTGAACAACCACCCCATGACACAACCTGCACTACTCTTACTTCTCAGACAATCAGAGTTTCTTGGATGTCGCCACCCCTTAGCGCTGCCAATGGTGTCATCACTGGATACAAG GTTATTTACGGACCATCTGACACCTGGTATGACGAGAACACAAAGGACACCAAGATCACCTCTTCCAGCGAAACAATTCTCCATGGACTAAAGAAATATACCAACTACAGCATGCAAGTTCTGGCTTTCACTTCCGGTGGCGATGGCGTCAAATCTGCACCTATCCACTGCCAAACTGAACAAGATG CCCCTGAAGCTCCGATCGCGATCAAATCTCTGGTTATGTCCGCTGAATCCATCCTCGTCTCATGGCGCCCACCAAGCCAACCCAACGGAGTCATCACTCAATATACCGTCTACACCAAGGCCGATAACGCAGAGGAACCGACAAGCCAAAAAGTACCACCGAATCAATTGACTCACGAAGCTTCTGGACTGGACAAACAACGCAGATACGACTTCTGGGTAACCGCTAGCACCAACATCGGCGAGGGAGAAGCTTCCAAGATTGTGGCTTTGGCACCAAGCGTTAGAG TACCGGCAAAGATCGCATCGTTCGACGACAAGTTCACAGCTACCTACAAAGAAGATGTAAAACTACCCTGCCTTGCTGTCGGCGTACCTGCACCGGAAGTAACATGGAAAGTACGAGGCGCCGTTCTCCAACCAAGCGACAGACTGCGACAATTGCCCGAGGGATCTCTGTTCATTAAGGAAGTTGACCGTACAGATGCTGGAGAATATTCTTGCTACGTTGAAAACTCGTTTGGCCATGATACCGTTACTCATCAACTAATTGTCCATG CTCCTCCTCATTCACCGCAAGTCACCCTCACTGCCACCACAACTAACTCGTTAACGATGAAACTGAGACCTCACCCCACTGACAACGCTCCCATTCATGGATACACTATTCACTACAAACCGGAATTCGGCGATTGGGAAACCGCTCAGATTAGTTCCACGGCTCAGAAGTACACTTTGGAGAATTTGTGGTGTGGCTCCAGATATCAGATCTATGTTACCGCATACAATGG AATTGGAACTGGCGATCCTTCTGACATGCTCAACACTCGTACCAAAGGCTCGAAACCGATCATCCCTGAAGCTGCAAGGTTCATCGAAGTCTCTACGAACAGCATTACCCTTCATCTGAGTGCCTGGTCCGATGGCGGTTGCCCCATGCTCTACTTCGTCGTTGAACACAAGAAGAA GCACCAACAGGAATGGAATCAGGTATCTAACAACGTGAAACCCGGTGGAAACTTTGTCGTTCTGGACTTGGACCCTGCTAGCTGGTATCATCTTCGCGTGACTGCTCATAACAACGCTGGTTTCGCGGTAGCCGAATACGAATTCGCCACACTGACCGTAACCGGAG GTACGATCGCACCCCCCGTAAGAAATGGCGGTAACGAGAACACCGATGTCAGACGTTATTTCCCATGGTTACCCAGCTGGCTTGACGTGAACGTGGTGGTGCCGGTCGGAGCTACGGTTGTTGTGATTATCGTAGGAATAGTGGTGATTTGTGTCGCGCTCTCCAGGAGAACTCGAGGCCCGGAACAAACACGGCTGCGAGGTATCTCATCAGCCGACGAGAAATATTACGAAGGACAAT ACGACGTGGTATATCAGCAAACCGGAGTTGGCGGAGCTACCCTCGACAAACGCAGACCCGACCTTCGCGACGAGCTTGGATACATCGCACCACCGAATCGCAAGTTACCCCCTGTTCCTGGTTCCAACTATAACACCTGCGATCGCATCAAGCGAGGTACAGTTATAA GTGGAACAGGCTCGATAAGGAGCCACTCGACCTGGGATCCGAGACGACATATGTACGAAGAATTGAATCATTGCGCGCCGAACCGAAGATGTCCACCACCACCACGTATGGGCAGTGCCGAAGCTTTATCCCACAGAG GTATGGAGGATGAGATCTGCCCGTATGCTACCTTCCATCTCCTTGGATTCCGCGAAGAAATGGACCCCAGCAAGGCTATGCAGTTCCAGACTTTCCCTCACCCCGGAAACGGACACTCTGGCACCATGGGACCACCTGTTGGACATCCTACCAATGCTTCTGCCCATAGCCGTTCTGGATCCCAATCTATG CCACGTCAAAATGGACGCTACTCCCGAGTGCCATCCCAAGGAGGCGGCAGCGGAACCCACAACGTTTTCTCCCCCGAATACGACGACCCAGCAAACTGTGCACCGGAAGAAGATCAATATGGCTCTCAATACGGACAATATGGCGCTCCTTATGATCACTACGGATCTCGCGGCTCAGTTGGTCGTCGCAGCGTAGGATCGGCCCGCAATATCCCTGTTTCCGGATCACCcgaaccaccaccacccccacCAAGGAACCACGACCAGAACAACTCGAGCTTCAACGACAGCAAGGAGAGCAACGAGATCAGCGAGGCAGAATGCGATCGCGACCAACTTGTGAACCGCAACTACGGCG TGAATGCTCGCGGCAAGGACGGCATGACCACCGAGGAGATGCGTAAACTCATAGAGAG aaacgAAGCCCCCGGCCGGCAAACCGGCACCGGCCACGGCGGTCACGGGGGACTCCTCACACCCTACGATACTGTGGCAGTGTAA